A window of Phragmites australis chromosome 2, lpPhrAust1.1, whole genome shotgun sequence genomic DNA:
GCTTGAACTCAGTGGAGCATTCGTGCTGATTACGTCTTGAGAGTAGTTCGATAGGATTGCAATGTAATGTAAACAATGAACAAAATGGATTAGAACTTGAACTTCTCATTGGTTGATGTTCTGATTATATATACAGTAAAAGGATGCTCGTTCGAGAGGCATCCCCTGAACAGACGTCTAATGCCCAATGGGCGAATTAACCGCTCGCAGTTGATTACAATCAGTTTCTAACACAAATGGCGTCAAAAGAGGAAAATGAACTGCAAAGCTTGCTGATGGCTAAGATCTCTAAGCCTAGGGATGGCAACGAGTCGTGTTGGGTGCAGGTTCAGCCAAAACTCGCTCGCTACAAAACCTAACTTGTACCCGAATTACTAATCAGGTTAAAATGTACCCCTATACCCAAACCTGGAGGGCACTCGGGTCTTACAACAGATGGAAGAAGTCGCCAAATCGAAGCAGATCCTGTCGGGTCCCTACTACCATGCGCCAAATCGAAGCAAATCTGATCACTCCCCTTGTTTGGTTATTTCAGCTTCCTAACAGATCGACGCAGGGGCACAGGCGAACACCGCCAGCTACAACTGAGACCAAGAAGGATAGCATAACTAGGATGGGACGGAGCATATCAGGTAGATACTGATGAGGACGATCTCTAGGAGATCAGCGCAAGGGCACAAGCAAGCGTCGAGCAAGGTCTCAGTAGATCTCATGAATTTGTGAGTGTAGGGGCACGAGGTCGCCAGATCGAGCGTCGTGACTCGTGAGGCATGGGTGGTCATGCAGTGGCGCTCACCGCAAGAGGGGGCACCCAGAGTGGGCTTGGCGGGGAATGAGGATTGGATTGGAGTGAGGCAGTCAAATGTTGGAGTGCcgaaggtttttttttatggGCAACTAGGCCAGTTAGGCTGTCTAGGAAGTGAGCTACAATCAACTGCTTGAGACAACCCGATGGacaaacccaacccaacccaattCAGTGCCCAACCCAACAGATCTATGgacaaaaaataaaacatatacCTGTCAGATGCAAAACCCACATAGACCCGACCCAACATGTCAATTGCCATCCCTACGCGAGGGAACATGTTCACTAATTTGGTTTCGTTAGGTTAAGACCAAGGTGACAGGAGCAATTACTTCGACCAATGCTTCGTGCATACACCATTACGTACAACCAGATAGTTTGGAATCGCTGGACAGTTGAAATCGTTACCAACTGAAAGATTTGATGTAACTACTGTTTCTACATTACCAAATTAAAAATCCTCGGAACCTGAAAAGGATTTCATCAATTGCCTTTGACAAATCTGAACTGTGACGGAATATCTCAACGAGAGCAAGACCAATAAATTATGGTACGATCAATACTCGATCAATGCGCTGCAAAAGTCAATTAAAAACAGTGCCTAGACGGAACAAAACTTTCAATCCAAATTAACATTTCCATGAAACTCTGTTTGCTGGTAAATTCTGTTCAACAGTGAGACCAAAAATGCCCAGCAAGATCTCCTAGAGCAGAAAATCTCAGAACGCATCCCGGGAGCAATTGGCACTGCTCCTTACTGGTCACCTGGTGTGGTCTTGATGATATCAGAGTCACCTGAAATCAACCGCAGAGAAAAAAATGAGAATCTATATTGACCGAATAAAGGAATTTTCTCAATGAAGGGTGACGGAGGTAAGTTACCAGGATCAATAATGCTGAGGCAGCAGACACGGAAGTATTTACCGCAGGCAGTTCCCAAGTCAACATTATCTGTAAACCAACAAATAATGTAATTACTATTAGAACAGAGCCAATAAAAACCAATTAAATGGCACAAACACACTGTCCTATAACCCTGCAACCAGCTTATGCACATCATCTCATAGCTGACACCATTTGCTAGTTGCTACAAAAGAATGCAGGTTTATCAAATCTACATAAAGTAAACAGGACAATGTTGACCTTTGCTGGTTAATCAGATCTAAATGCTTCAAAATAGACCTCAATAAAGATTGCAACAGATATTAGCAACTAGAAATGAACCAACTGTTACACGACTTCAAGAAAATAAAACTCAGGGATGCTAACTTACTTCCATGGAAGTGGTGGACAGTGACCTTAGCCAGCATAGCATAGTACTCAATCTCAGACTTCCGAAGAGGAGGGCAATTGTTAGCAATGATAACTAGCTTCGCTGTAAAATAACAGCCGTATGGAGATGTTAAAGACTTGACATAACAAAATAAATCATAAGAAATCAGGAAAAGGAGGAAATAGTAATGTGACAAGTCTGTTAGAACAGGCTGAGATACAGCACAAATTTAAATATCATATATTTCCAATTTTAACAACCAAAAAATTGCCCATGTGAAAGACACAGTTAGTCATAATGAAAGTGTTGAGACAAATTAAACTATCTAGAAAACAATAATGGAGACAAGTTAATTTATAGAAATTATACAGACTATCCAAAAATACACTACCACATAGTGCAATAACTCATACCAGAATAACACAGAGGATATGCCCACTTATGCTTGACACCAGTGATATGACACGGGTACTGTATGCAAGACATGGGATAATTATTATGGCGTTGACTCATACACAATGGCCATCTGAACATCACAGGCTCACAGCCATTGGTAATCAGTTTTCAACGCTAAACAACTTTAATACCACATAAACTCAGACATTTGAGAATAACAACTAGTGCAATAACTCATACCAGAATAACACAGAGGATATGCCCACTTTATGCTTGACACCAGTGATATGACACGGGTACTGTATGCAAGACATGGGATAATTATTATGGCGTTGACTCATACACAATGGCCATCTGAACATCACAGGCTCACAGCCATTGGTAATCAGTTTTCAACGCTAAACAACTTTAATACCACATAAACTCAGACATTTGAGAATAACAACTTaaagaaacaaacaaaagatGCGATGAATATCTGGCATAGGCTATGAGCAAAAAGATTAAACAACAATAGAACTGACAACAACAGATTACACAGCAACACGATTAAGAATGCATTGTTACTCCAAACATTAAAGAATATTTAGAGGATCAGAGTTCTGGCTTGGTTTTCTCAATGAGAAATTATAGCGCTCAGTATGTTCATCGTCGATCATCTGGGGAAAGGGTCATCATCTCCTCCACAACAAGTGTGAAACACAATTAATAGAGTAATAAACAAAAAAACTAAACCAAACATCTTTGACGAAAAGCAAGAAAGACAGAAAAGCAGTAAAATGagtatatttatgtatgaacTTTTGAGGATCAGAATTCTGGCTTGATTCTCCAAAGAGAAAAATTATAGCGCACAGAATGTTCACTGTCGATCATCTGGGGAAAGGATCATCATATCCTCCATTCATAACATTATAATCTAAACTTTATGCATTTCTCAGAGAACAACATGTCAAAAAAATACATTGTCCAGAGAATAATTTGAGGGCATCCATGTAACCAAGTGCTCATGGATTCACGCCCCTATTCTCCTTCTCTCAAATTCGTATTCCCATTTTGACATGTAAGGTTCACTGGATTTTGAAATAGAATGGAAAGCGGTATGACTCTTGGCTGCATAAGAACTATTAATGACATCAACCAACAAACATGGCCAAAAACGAGCAACTAAGACAGGAAATTTCAAGTTAACGAGATAAATTGACCATAAAACAATTCCACTGAAACTTTCACCTCTCCAAAAGAGAATCTACAAAAATGTTTAAACAGCAATCGCAGACAATATAGGCCACAACCAGCTACTGATCACAAAAGTGATCCCATATGAACAAACAGCGGCAGCGAAGCTAATTTCTATGGCACCTGACTCATACACAGCGGCCATGAGATCCACCGGTAATCAGTTCCTACGATGCGCAAGGCCACGCTACAACATGGTTGCATCTCGTTTGGCAGAAAACACACTTGAGACAAATTAACTACAAATCTAGCAATATAGGCATGGATTCACACTTCAATGACAGGTT
This region includes:
- the LOC133899477 gene encoding large ribosomal subunit protein eL30, whose product is MVSTKKTKKSTDNINNKLQLVMKSGKYTLGYKTVLRTIRNSKSKLVIIANNCPPLRKSEIEYYAMLAKVTVHHFHGNNVDLGTACGKYFRVCCLSIIDPGDSDIIKTTPGDQ